From Daphnia pulicaria isolate SC F1-1A chromosome 4, SC_F0-13Bv2, whole genome shotgun sequence, one genomic window encodes:
- the LOC124336158 gene encoding uncharacterized protein LOC124336158 isoform X1 translates to MDLSWQSMITQVLAVLYVAWLTFSLRATQQNMDKYVENYLTVNYAMEDINEIIAAQNAQLVEIKAQMSPNEKIEKKFSHLEAAYERIEAKVIRLEKTNIQLKEDFKEHNEMRKEQVTKVNQLEAKVKHQELLILALQNEIKTSPAAAPSQPSNGIDRSLNSGPIINGNYRTCNEIRLADASLPSGMYWIDPDGNRVGGSPIYVYCNMTTGSTVIKHDSELPVGVGHCAGVGCYSRTINYNATMEQLTALAKCSAECHQSIRYDCNRAPLELNNIAYSWWNDRSGSARYFWSGVENIDEGTHTCQCGIDGNCVDPNVKCNCDSLSPAQLFDSGVIRDKKLLPVTGLNFGRTQLKTSSGVHTLGSFECSGQGIVMPTSCEDLWRTGHSLSGIYLVMGFSAMVETVFCDFNNKAGFQKLIGYADVKSTPTFFHVRRSDKFDEIGVPITYKYSLVNRGEAMDETTGIFTVSRAGTYFFSFSGFSAMLATQSSASQFFEIFLYLNDSVVSYDNFGGSVLATDSFEFVPIQAMLDLQPGDQICVALSSRTKEAYLHSVDHFIGWMLEEKIGAKNN, encoded by the exons ATGGATCTTTCTTGGCAATCAATGATCACTCAGGTTTTAGCCGTTTTGTACGTGGCTTGGTTGACTTTTTCGCTTCGGGCAACCCAGCAAAACATGGACAAATACGTGGAAAATTAC TTGACCGTGAACTATGCTATGGAGGACATTAATGAAATCATCGCAGCCCAAAATGCTCAACTTGTGGAAATCAAAGCCCAAATGAGCCCAAATGAGAAAATCGAAAAGAAATTCAGTCACCTTGAGGCAGCGTATGAGCGGATTGAAGCCAAAGTGATTCGATTAGAGAAAACAAATATCCAACTGAAGGAAGATTTCAAGGAACAC AATGAAATGAGGAAAGAGCAGGTGACGAAAGTCAATCAACTGGAGGCCAAAGTCAAACACCAGGAGCTCCTGATTTTAGCTCTGCAAAACGAAATAAAGACGTCACCAGCTGCTGCTCCCAGTCAGCCCTCAAATGGAATTGACAGATCCTTGAATAGCGGACCGATCATCAACGGCAATTACAGAACGTGTAACGAAATTCGTTTGGCGGATGCTTCGCTCCCGTCCGGAATGTACTGGATCGATCCTGATGGCAACAGAGTCGGTGGTTCCCCAATCTACGTTTATTGTAACATGACAACAG gaTCGACTGTGATCAAACACGACAGTGAATTGCCAGTGGGCGTGGGCCATTGTGCCGGTGTCGGTTGTTATTCACGAACCATCAACTACAACGCAACAATGGAGCAATTAACTGCCTTGGCCAAATGTTCTGCCGAGTGCCACCAGTCCATTAGA TACGATTGCAATAGAGCTCCGCTCGAGTTAAACAACATCGCCTATAGTTGGTGGAACGACAGAAGCGGAAGCGCCAGATACTTTTGGTCCGGAGTTGAAAACATCGACGAGGGGACCCACACCTGCCAGTGCGGAATCGATGGAAATTGTGTCGATCCAAACGTCAAATGCAATTGcgattctctctctccagcTCAGTTATTCGACTCTG GTGTCATTAGAGACAAAAAGCTTTTGCCAGTCACGGGCCTGAATTTCGGTCGGACTCAGCTGAAAACGTCGTCCGGCGTCCACACGTTGGGCAGTTTCGAATGCAGCGGACAGGGGATAGTCATGCCGACCTCCTGTGAAGATCTCTGGCGGACTGGACACTCCCTGAGCGGAATTTACTTAGTCATGGGCTTCTCCGCTATGGTGGAAACGGTTTTCTGCGACTTCAATAACAAAGCGG GATTCCAGAAATTGATTGGCTACGCTGACGTCAAGTCGACGCCCACTTTCTTCCACGTACGAAGATCCGATAAATTTGACGAAATTGGAGTGCCCATAACATACAAATATTCGCTGGTCAACAGAGGGGAAGCCATGGATGAAACAACAGGCATTTTCACGGTTAGCCGGGCGggaacttatttcttttccttctccgGTTTTTCGGCGATGCTAGCAACCCAATCCTCCGcttcacaattttttgaaatctttcTCTATTTGAACGACAGCGTAGTCAGTTATGATAATTTTGGAGGGTCAGTGCTCGCCACAGAtagttttgaatttgtacctatCCAGGCTATGCTGGATTTGCAACCAGGCGATCAAATTTGTGTGGCGCTTTCTTCCAGGACGAAAGAAGCGTATCTTCACTCAGTCGACCATTTCATTGGGTGGATGCTGGAAGAAAAAATCGGCGCAAAGAATAACTAA
- the LOC124336158 gene encoding uncharacterized protein LOC124336158 isoform X2 has translation MDLSWQSMITQVLAVLYVAWLTFSLRATQQNMDKYVENYLTVNYAMEDINEIIAAQNAQLVEIKAQMSPNEKIEKKFSHLEAAYERIEAKVIRLEKTNIQLKEDFKEHNEMRKEQVTKVNQLEAKVKHQELLILALQNEIKTSPAAAPSQPSNGIDRSLNSGPIINGNYRTCNEIRLADASLPSGMYWIDPDGNRVGGSPIYVYCNMTTGSTVIKHDSELPVGVGHCAGVGCYSRTINYNATMEQLTALAKCSAECHQSIRYDCNRAPLELNNIAYSWWNDRSGSARYFWSGVENIDEGTHTCQCGIDGNCVDPNVKCNCDSLSPAQLFDSGVIRDKKLLPVTGLNFGRTQLKTSSGVHTLGSFECSGQGIVMPTSCEDLWRTGHSLSGIYLVMGFSAMVETVFCDFNNKTGFQKLIGYADVKSTPTFFHVRRSDKFDEIGVPITYKYSLVNRGEAMDETTGIFTVSRAGTYFFSFSGFSAMLATQSSASQFFEIFLYLNDSVVSYDNFGGSVLATDSFEFVPIQAMLDLQPGDQICVALSSRTKEAYLHSVDHFIGWMLEEKIGAKNN, from the exons ATGGATCTTTCTTGGCAATCAATGATCACTCAGGTTTTAGCCGTTTTGTACGTGGCTTGGTTGACTTTTTCGCTTCGGGCAACCCAGCAAAACATGGACAAATACGTGGAAAATTAC TTGACCGTGAACTATGCTATGGAGGACATTAATGAAATCATCGCAGCCCAAAATGCTCAACTTGTGGAAATCAAAGCCCAAATGAGCCCAAATGAGAAAATCGAAAAGAAATTCAGTCACCTTGAGGCAGCGTATGAGCGGATTGAAGCCAAAGTGATTCGATTAGAGAAAACAAATATCCAACTGAAGGAAGATTTCAAGGAACAC AATGAAATGAGGAAAGAGCAGGTGACGAAAGTCAATCAACTGGAGGCCAAAGTCAAACACCAGGAGCTCCTGATTTTAGCTCTGCAAAACGAAATAAAGACGTCACCAGCTGCTGCTCCCAGTCAGCCCTCAAATGGAATTGACAGATCCTTGAATAGCGGACCGATCATCAACGGCAATTACAGAACGTGTAACGAAATTCGTTTGGCGGATGCTTCGCTCCCGTCCGGAATGTACTGGATCGATCCTGATGGCAACAGAGTCGGTGGTTCCCCAATCTACGTTTATTGTAACATGACAACAG gaTCGACTGTGATCAAACACGACAGTGAATTGCCAGTGGGCGTGGGCCATTGTGCCGGTGTCGGTTGTTATTCACGAACCATCAACTACAACGCAACAATGGAGCAATTAACTGCCTTGGCCAAATGTTCTGCCGAGTGCCACCAGTCCATTAGA TACGATTGCAATAGAGCTCCGCTCGAGTTAAACAACATCGCCTATAGTTGGTGGAACGACAGAAGCGGAAGCGCCAGATACTTTTGGTCCGGAGTTGAAAACATCGACGAGGGGACCCACACCTGCCAGTGCGGAATCGATGGAAATTGTGTCGATCCAAACGTCAAATGCAATTGcgattctctctctccagcTCAGTTATTCGACTCTG GTGTCATTAGAGACAAAAAGCTTTTGCCAGTCACGGGCCTGAATTTCGGTCGGACTCAGCTGAAAACGTCGTCCGGCGTCCACACGTTGGGCAGTTTCGAATGCAGCGGACAGGGGATAGTCATGCCGACCTCCTGTGAAGATCTCTGGCGGACTGGACACTCCCTGAGCGGAATTTACTTAGTCATGGGCTTCTCCGCTATGGTGGAAACGGTTTTCTGCGACTTCAATAACAAA ACAGGATTCCAGAAATTGATTGGCTACGCTGACGTCAAGTCGACGCCCACTTTCTTCCACGTACGAAGATCCGATAAATTTGACGAAATTGGAGTGCCCATAACATACAAATATTCGCTGGTCAACAGAGGGGAAGCCATGGATGAAACAACAGGCATTTTCACGGTTAGCCGGGCGggaacttatttcttttccttctccgGTTTTTCGGCGATGCTAGCAACCCAATCCTCCGcttcacaattttttgaaatctttcTCTATTTGAACGACAGCGTAGTCAGTTATGATAATTTTGGAGGGTCAGTGCTCGCCACAGAtagttttgaatttgtacctatCCAGGCTATGCTGGATTTGCAACCAGGCGATCAAATTTGTGTGGCGCTTTCTTCCAGGACGAAAGAAGCGTATCTTCACTCAGTCGACCATTTCATTGGGTGGATGCTGGAAGAAAAAATCGGCGCAAAGAATAACTAA